The sequence below is a genomic window from bacterium.
GGCTTCGCACATGATTTTCGTATTGATTTCCGGAATCTCGATCGCCTCCGGTTGAGGATAGGTCTTGGCCATAAAGCCCCCTGCGTGGCTGCCAAAAGCTTTCATCAGATGCTTGGCCTTGTCCTCGATCTGCCTGGCCGTTCCGATCGGAAGCGTTGTCTGGATATCCACCGGGCAGAAAAAGCACATGCGCCCGGCATAGCGCCGGCAGAGTTCGTCAATGCCCATATTATCCTGCTGATCGATCTGCAGCACATCGACCCCGATCGAGATGAAATCCTCGATCACCTCGAGGATGCCACCGCAGGTATGGGAAAAAAAATGCAGGTTGCGTGAGTGGCACTTTTGCACGATGGCGGCCATGCGTGGTTTGAAAACCTGCCGCCAGAGCGCCGGCGAAATAATCAACTGATTCTGCAGGCCCAGATCCTCGATGGCGATCATACCGTCCGCACCCCGATCGGCGAAACGATCCACCACCGCGAGACAACTCTCCGTCAATTGGTCGGCCACGCGTTCGACGATTTTCCGTTCCGTCAGCAGGGCGATCATCAGATTTTCAAAACCAAAAAGATCCAGCATGTGCTGAAAAAGGAAATGCGGGAACATGGCGAGAATATATTGATCCGGATGTTCCTGCACGATCTTTTCCATTTCAGTAAAACGAGCGGGGTGACAAACATCGGGCAACTGGTAGGCGTCGACCCTGGTCAGGTCGGCGAGGGGATGTTCTTGCGCCTCGCCAAAGGTTTTGCCGAAGCGTTGATAGACGATGCCGTACTCTGTTTCGTAGCGCATCTCGGTCATGGCCAGGGAAGGGTGAGGCTCCGGCGGTTTAGAAAAAACCCATTCGAAATCATCGCCGTATTTGACCTCGATCGCCGGCGTGCGATTGCTGTCAAAATTATAAGGCACCCGTTCCGGAGAACGGAATTCAATCGCTCGCTTAACCAATTCATTATTGCTGATCATGAAAAATTAATCCGAGAGAGAATCTGTTCAAGCCTTTTTAAAACGGTGATCCTATTGAGCGCGCGCAGGAGCGAGCCATTTCTGCAGCGATCGACACTGGATCGCAACACAAGAATGAACATGCTCTTAGCTCCTGTTGCGACTAAAATAGACAATAAGGCTCTGAAAGTCAAGCCGATTTTAAAAACATGATGGGAATCCCCGTGAGGGTGGAAAAACTGGCCGGATCCGGACGGTCCGGCCAGGTAGGATCACACACGGCAGCGATGCATTGCGTTTGCAGGGCTATTTGGCAGACAGCCTGCAACGACATCAGCCAGACTAAACGCCGGATACCACCACATCGGTGAACACCAGACTGGGGGTGCGCCAGGAGGAGTAGAGCCAGGGATCGTTGGCTGCTTCAGCCAGTTTGTGCCAGAACTGCAGATGGTTGTCCGCGATGTTCATCTCCGCGATGGATTGCACCGGTACTCCCTGATCAAACAGTTTGCCATTGATGCCGATGGAGGCGTCGCCGGTGGTCGAGTTGGAATTGCCGCCGATGAATCCAGTGATCAAAATGCCGCGGCCCAGGTCTTTCATGATCTCCTCCAGCGAACGTGTGCCGGGCGGGATAATCAGATTGGCAGGACCGGCGGTGGTGGGTTCCCATCCGAGCTTGCGGCTGTAATACCAGTCGACGAAAAATTCCTTGAGCACGCCGTGGTCGATCATCACTCTTTTCTTTGCCGCCATGCCGTCGCCGTCGTACAGCCGGCTGCCAAGCCCGCCGGGCACAAAGGGATCGTCCACCAAGGTCAAAATGGGACTGGCGATC
It includes:
- a CDS encoding TldD/PmbA family protein, whose protein sequence is MTARDLGDRRPNGYYYAVSVKRKSLPSPETIGMEAAKRTLDLLGAVKIKTEKLPIIIHNQQAPRWMNGLLAAMRGASIQQKRSFLADKKEQQIASPILTLVDDPFVPGGLGSRLYDGDGMAAKKRVMIDHGVLKEFFVDWYYSRKLGWEPTTAGPANLIIPPGTRSLEEIMKDLGRGILITGFIGGNSNSTTGDASIGINGKLFDQGVPVQSIAEMNIADNHLQFWHKLAEAANDPWLYSSWRTPSLVFTDVVVSGV